The following DNA comes from Rhodopseudomonas boonkerdii.
GACGAATTCGACGATCTCTCCTATCCGCGTCGGATTCACGCCAGCGCTCGGCTCGTCCATCAGCACAATGCGCGGATCGAGCATCAAGGCTCGGCAGATTTCGAGCAGCTTCTTCTGCCCGCCGGACAACGATCCGGCCGGCACATCCGCAAGCTTCCAGAGATCGACACGCTGCAGCAGAGCCCGCGCCTTCTCGTGGGCGGCGTCTTCCTCGCGACGCACCGCACCACGCGCGAACACGAGCGACAGCAGCCGTTCCCCGGACATCGCCGGCTTGGCGACAAGGACGTTTTCGAGAACGGATAGAGATGCCAGTTCGCGCGAGAGCTGGAAGGTGCGCGCCAAGCCGCGGCGCGCACGCCAGACCGGACCATGACGCGTCACCGCCTCTCCGGCGAGACGCACCTCCCCCCCGGCTGCACGCACCGCGCCGGCCAACACGCCGAACAACGTGGATTTGCCGGCACCGTTCGGGCCGATCAGGCCCGTCACACGACCTGCAGCCAGCGTCACCGAGGCGCCGGCAAGCGCGGTGAAGCCACCTTCATAGACCACCCTGACGTCGCGCGCCTCAAGCATCGCCTCAGCGGATCTCGCCGAGCAACTTGCTTTCGCCCGACTTGATGACGAAGTGGCCATAGCTGAGATTGGTCTGGTCGCCGTTCTTCGCGAACCTGAAGTCCGACGCAGCACCTGCATAACGGAATGGCTTGCCTTCGCGCAGCGCCTTCAAGGCCTCGGCGGGATCGCCGAGTGACGGCGCATCGGCATTCACCAGCGTTGCGAATTCCGGACCGAACTTCGTCGCGTCAGCGCTCTTGGCTTTCTCGATGGCAAGCGCGGTAAGCACGATCTGATCGAACACCTGCGCGCCGAAGGTCATGATGGTTCCCTCCGGCTTGCCGATCTCCTTCAGATAGCAGCTGTAGGCAACCGACTTGCCGACCGGCACCTGCTGCGTCCAGACCACGCCTTCGGCGACATTGGCGCCGACATTCTTGACGAACTGGCCATTGCTGCCGGCGGCATTGCCGAAGGCGTAAATCTTGCTCTCATAGCCCGAGCGAAATGCCTCCTTGGCGATGGCGCTCAGCTCGTTGATGTAAGCCGCAACGAACACCGCTTCCGGCTTCTTCCCAAAAACGCGTTCGACCTCGGTGCGATAGGACGGCTGGCCGGCATTGAAGGAAACTTCATCCAGCACCTTCCCGCCGGCATCCGTGAACGCCTTGCGGAACGGAGCGATGGTGCTTTGGGTGAACGGCGTTTGCAGTACGAGGATCGAGGCCGACTTCACGCCGTCCTTGACCATGGCCTTGGCAAACCCCTCTCCCCAGCTCTTACCATTGGTCTGGAAGCGCCAGATCAGATTCTTCGTCTCGCCATCGGTGATCTCATCGGCGGAGCCAACGACGCTGAGCAGTACGCCCTTCTCCAGCGCGATCGGCTTGATGGCCAGCGCCACGGCGCTGCTCCACACGCCGCCGATCGAGACGACCTTATCCACGTCGATAAGCTTGCGCGCCGCGGCGACACCCGCGGTAGGCTGCGATTCATCGTCGGCGACCACGAGTTCGAGCTTGCGGCCGAGCACACCGCCGGCGTCGTTGACGATCTTCACCGCTGCACGCGCAGCCTGCTCCTCTTCCTGTCCATATGGGCCGCCGGTGCCGGTGAGAGGCGCCAGCAGGCCGATGCGCACAGGCCCCTCCTGCGCGAACCCGATCGACGAGCCAACGCATGCAGAGACCATGGCAACGGAAGCAACCAACAGAAAGCGGCGCGAAAGAGAGGTGGTCAGCACGGTCATCTCCTGACATGTCGCGGACATTCGGAAAGCATCTGTGCGAAGCAGTCCGCCGTCCAGCCTTCCAGCAAAAACAGGGGCTTGGTCAAGCGCGCCAGCGCGCGCGGGAACTCCCGTCCCGCGATCCAGCATCATTGTCAAGATAGCTTTATAAATAAGATATTCTCGCGTGCCGCGCGAGATCATGGGACTGCGATCCACCAAGACATTGCGCCCAGACAGAATATTTTTCCGCAGCGCATCCTGATGCAGCAGAGCGATTTCGAACCGAACCCGTCAGAGCGGCCGGAGCGCGCTCACCGCGATTTTCGCCATGGCGCCCTTACTCGGCGGCTTCCAGCAGAATGCCCGTGAATCTCAGCATTTGCTCGATTTGCTCCGCCGATGCAGACACTTCGGAGGTCGATGTATCGATCTTCAGATCGACGTCACCAGGCGGCTGATACTCACCCGTGATGCCGGTAAAGCCCTGGATTTCACCCGCCCGCGCCTTTGCGTAATGACCCTTGGGATCGCGACTTTCACACACCTCGCTCGGCGTCGAGACATAGATCTCGCGGAAATTGTTACGCGCGATGCGGCGCGCTTCCGCGCGATCTTTCTGGAATGGCGACACCGCGGCGACGATGGCGATGTGACCATTCTGCGCGAGATGGTTGGCGACCTCCGCGAGCCGCCGGACATTCTCGCTGCGATCCGCCGGCGCAAAGCCGAGATCGCCATTCAGTCCCGCGCGCATGGTGTCGCCATCGAGCAGGATCGGTGAACCGCCATTGCGAAACAGCCGCCGCTCCAACGCCAGCGCCAAGGTCGATTTGCCCGAGCCCGGAAGCCCGGTGAACCAGACCACGGCACCGCGATGATGGAAACGTTCGGCCCGCTCCTGCGCCCCGAGATCGGACGCCACCGGAACGATATTGATTGCCGGCGCACGTTCCTCCGCCTGGACCGACAGAATGAGGCCGCCGCCCGCGATGCGCCCGTCGACCTCGATCACGAGACGTCCGGTCGGCGGACTGTCCGGATAGCGATCGGCCGCGACCGGTTGTGCGAGCAACAAATCGACCTCGCCCACATGATTCCGTTCGATCGTCTGTCCCACGGCAGCAGCGAGATTGCCGGGATCGATGGCTTTCTCGATGCTTTCCACCATCGCCCTCACCTGCCGGACCCCGATCCGCACCACGATGGAGGCACGTGCCGTCAGCGGCTGCTCATGAAGCCAGAACAGACGTGTCCGCAGCCGCCTGACCGCGGCTGGCGCCGCTTCGGCTCGCGCGATGACATCGCCGCGCTCAACGAACAATTCACGGTCGAGCGTGATTCCGACCGAGTGCCCCGCGGCGATCGTTTCCGGCGCCGACGTCACCGACCAGCCTTCGATCGACTTGATCCGCGCCGTCTTGCCGGCCGGCATGACGGCAATCTCGTCGCCGACAGACAAATGCCCCGCCTCGATGCGGCCGGCCACGATGCGTCTGTCGTCGAATTTGTAGATGGCCTGCACCGGCAAGCGAAGCGGCCGATCATCGAGCGGGCGCGTGGTCTCGAACTGTTCGAAGGCTGCGATCACCGTCGGCCCGCGATACCAGGCCGCGCGATCGGTAAACTCGGCAACACCGTCGCCATCGCGGGCCGAAATCGGGATGACGGCCAGGGGCACTACACCGAGCCCCGTAAGATGGTCCGAGATCTCATCTCGGATCACACTGAACCGCTCCTCGTCGAAGCCGACCTTGTCCATTTTGTTGACCACCACGGCCACCTGCTTCACGCCGAGCAGATGCAGCAGATAGCCGTGGCGCCGGGTCTGGTCGCGCACGCCCTCGAGCGCGTCGACGATGAGCACGGCGCCATCGGCCTGCGCCGCACCGGTGATCATGTTGCGCAGGAATTCGGCGTGGCCCGGCGCATCGATCAGGACGACATCACGGCTTCTGGTGCGAAAGCGGATCTGGGTCGTGTCGATGGTAATACCCTGGTCGCGCTCGGTCTGCAGCGCATCGAGAAGGAACGACCATTCGAACGGCATGCCGCGCCGCTCGCTGGCCGCCTTGAGCGCTTCCAGCTTCCCGTTCGGCAGACTTCCCGTTTCGTGCAACAGGCGTCCTACCAATGTCGATTTGCCGTGATCGACGTGACCGACGATGACGACGCGCAGCTGCGGGCGCCGAGGCCCGGGAAGCAAAGCGGATGCGGAAATATCTGCCGACAAGGTCATGACACTGCTCTTACAGATAGCCGGCGGCGCGCAGCCGCTCGAATGCGTCTTCGGTTTCGTGATCGAGAGCGCGGCCCGCACGCTCCGGCACCTTGCTGTTTTCCAGTTCGATCAGAATTTCGGCAATGGTTGCCGCTGTCGAAGCGACGGGATGCGTGATGTCGGCGTCCCCGAGCGAGCGATATCGCTTGCCGTCGCGCGCGAGATAGAGCGGAATGATCGGGATGTTTTCGCGCAGCGTGTAGGCCCAGATGTCCGCTTCGGTCCAATGCAGGATCGGATGCACGCGCAGATGCGCGCCGGGTGGCGGCGACGCGTTGAACTGATCCCAGAACTCGGGCGGCTGATCGCGCACGTCCCAGCCGCCTTCGACACCGCGCGGCGAGAATACCCGCTCCTTGGCGCGGGTGGCCTCTTCGTCGCGACGAATACCGGCAATCAGGCCATCGAACCCGTATTTCGCCAGCGCCTGCTTGAGGCCCTCGGTCTTGCGCGCCGCCGAGCGTGCTGCGGGCGGCAGGGTCGGATCGACCGCATCAATGGGCGGGCATGGCTCGATGCGCAGATCGAGATCCCACTCCTTCGCGTAACGATCGCGGAACGCATACATCTCCGGAAACTTCTTGCCGGTGTCGACATGCATTGCAGGGAATGGCACGTGGCCGAAGAAAGCCTTTCGCGCCAGCCAGATCATCACGTTGGAGTCCTTGCCGAGCGACCACAGCAAGGCGATCTTCTTCAACCGGGCAAAGGCCTCACGCAGGATGTAGATGCTTTGCGCCTCGAGTTCATCGAGATGGCTCATTGCCGGAGCAGCGATGGCGGCGGGGTGGTCGAGAACGGAAGAATCCATGGCAAAATCCGCGAGGTCTTTCGCCTCAAATCGAACGAAAGACGGACGCGCAGAAATTGCATCCATAGAATCGAGGGATAAGAGGAGGAAATTTCATTCTAACAAAATCAAAAAGAAGAAATATTGCTCTCTTTTTGATTTACTATAGATCAGTATATAGAATCTTGTTCTAGTCAAGCCCCTCTTCGATGATAGCAGCATGTCCCCCACCGAGCGCGCCCTGCAAGCCACACACCTGAACGATCTGCTGCAGGCAGCCTCGCCCGCCGACGTGATCAGCACAGCGCTGAGCTTCGTTGGCCGCGACCGGCTCGCCGTCGTTTCATCCTTCGGGACACAGTCCGGCGCGCTGCTCAAGATCGTCGCCGACGTCGATCCGAACATCCCGGTGATCTTCATCGACACCGGATGGATGTTCGCGGAGACGCTGCAGTATCGCGACGTGTTGGTGGATCAGCTCGGTCTGCGCCATGTGCGATCAGTCCTCCCGCAAGCAACAACACTTGCGCGCCTCGACCCCGATGCAGACCTATGGTCTGCCGATCCGGACGCCTGCTGCCAGTTACGCAAGGTCGATACACTGAATGCCGCGATGGCGGAGTTCGATGCATCCATCAACGGGCGCAAGCGCTTTCAGGCCGCGACACGCGCCGATATCCCGATCGTCGAGCTCGACGGCGACCAGTTCAAGTTCAATCCATTCGCGCGGATGACGCTGCCCGATATCGAATTGATTTACGCGACGGCCAATCTTCCGCAGCATCCTCTCGTGGCGGCGGGCTTCTCGTCGATCGGCTGCATGCCCTGCACGTCGCGCACCCTGCCTGGCGAAGATCCGCGCGCCGGCCGCTGGCGCGGCCGGGCCAAGACGGAATGCGGTATCCACCGCAAGACGGAATCCTCACCGCCCTGAGGCATTTTCTGCTTTGATGGAATCGTGTCCCGGACGCGATGCAGCATTCCAAGCGAAGCTTCGCAGAGCCGGGACCGCAACAGACGCCGAGCTTTGCACGGTCCCGGTTCTGCGAAGCAGGGTTGTCGGCGATGCTCTGCATCGCCTGCGCTGCTGCGCGCCCAGGACACGTTCAGGCACGATGAAAGACAAGTGCACGCAACTCGATGCTCTCGCGCGGCGGAGCGTCCGATGGCGTGGTGGGGTCGACGAAGGCGGTGTGTGGCCCGAACCGCGTCCGGCCATCGGATGCCGAATCGT
Coding sequences within:
- a CDS encoding ABC transporter substrate-binding protein yields the protein MLTTSLSRRFLLVASVAMVSACVGSSIGFAQEGPVRIGLLAPLTGTGGPYGQEEEQAARAAVKIVNDAGGVLGRKLELVVADDESQPTAGVAAARKLIDVDKVVSIGGVWSSAVALAIKPIALEKGVLLSVVGSADEITDGETKNLIWRFQTNGKSWGEGFAKAMVKDGVKSASILVLQTPFTQSTIAPFRKAFTDAGGKVLDEVSFNAGQPSYRTEVERVFGKKPEAVFVAAYINELSAIAKEAFRSGYESKIYAFGNAAGSNGQFVKNVGANVAEGVVWTQQVPVGKSVAYSCYLKEIGKPEGTIMTFGAQVFDQIVLTALAIEKAKSADATKFGPEFATLVNADAPSLGDPAEALKALREGKPFRYAGAASDFRFAKNGDQTNLSYGHFVIKSGESKLLGEIR
- the cysC gene encoding adenylyl-sulfate kinase, with the translated sequence MTLSADISASALLPGPRRPQLRVVIVGHVDHGKSTLVGRLLHETGSLPNGKLEALKAASERRGMPFEWSFLLDALQTERDQGITIDTTQIRFRTRSRDVVLIDAPGHAEFLRNMITGAAQADGAVLIVDALEGVRDQTRRHGYLLHLLGVKQVAVVVNKMDKVGFDEERFSVIRDEISDHLTGLGVVPLAVIPISARDGDGVAEFTDRAAWYRGPTVIAAFEQFETTRPLDDRPLRLPVQAIYKFDDRRIVAGRIEAGHLSVGDEIAVMPAGKTARIKSIEGWSVTSAPETIAAGHSVGITLDRELFVERGDVIARAEAAPAAVRRLRTRLFWLHEQPLTARASIVVRIGVRQVRAMVESIEKAIDPGNLAAAVGQTIERNHVGEVDLLLAQPVAADRYPDSPPTGRLVIEVDGRIAGGGLILSVQAEERAPAINIVPVASDLGAQERAERFHHRGAVVWFTGLPGSGKSTLALALERRLFRNGGSPILLDGDTMRAGLNGDLGFAPADRSENVRRLAEVANHLAQNGHIAIVAAVSPFQKDRAEARRIARNNFREIYVSTPSEVCESRDPKGHYAKARAGEIQGFTGITGEYQPPGDVDLKIDTSTSEVSASAEQIEQMLRFTGILLEAAE
- a CDS encoding phosphoadenylyl-sulfate reductase — protein: MSPTERALQATHLNDLLQAASPADVISTALSFVGRDRLAVVSSFGTQSGALLKIVADVDPNIPVIFIDTGWMFAETLQYRDVLVDQLGLRHVRSVLPQATTLARLDPDADLWSADPDACCQLRKVDTLNAAMAEFDASINGRKRFQAATRADIPIVELDGDQFKFNPFARMTLPDIELIYATANLPQHPLVAAGFSSIGCMPCTSRTLPGEDPRAGRWRGRAKTECGIHRKTESSPP
- the cysD gene encoding sulfate adenylyltransferase subunit CysD, with product MDSSVLDHPAAIAAPAMSHLDELEAQSIYILREAFARLKKIALLWSLGKDSNVMIWLARKAFFGHVPFPAMHVDTGKKFPEMYAFRDRYAKEWDLDLRIEPCPPIDAVDPTLPPAARSAARKTEGLKQALAKYGFDGLIAGIRRDEEATRAKERVFSPRGVEGGWDVRDQPPEFWDQFNASPPPGAHLRVHPILHWTEADIWAYTLRENIPIIPLYLARDGKRYRSLGDADITHPVASTAATIAEILIELENSKVPERAGRALDHETEDAFERLRAAGYL
- a CDS encoding ABC transporter ATP-binding protein is translated as MLEARDVRVVYEGGFTALAGASVTLAAGRVTGLIGPNGAGKSTLFGVLAGAVRAAGGEVRLAGEAVTRHGPVWRARRGLARTFQLSRELASLSVLENVLVAKPAMSGERLLSLVFARGAVRREEDAAHEKARALLQRVDLWKLADVPAGSLSGGQKKLLEICRALMLDPRIVLMDEPSAGVNPTRIGEIVEFVKALREEGTTFGLVEHNMGMVRALCDHVYVLAEGRVLTEGSFDHVIADTQVASAYLGAQA